DNA sequence from the Lycium barbarum isolate Lr01 chromosome 5, ASM1917538v2, whole genome shotgun sequence genome:
AGACAAAATAATTGATATTAGATGCAAGTATTTCAAGGTTAGTGGATAACAATTTAtcgggaagaaaaaaaaaacaacttaagACAACACTACTTCTCattcaaaagatattttattTACCACTATTATTTATGTTTAGGCAAAATTCTACGAACCAACAAAAATTCCCAATTAAAATATCACTTTCAATCTAAAATTGTAGAAATCAAAGCATAACATCAAACAACAATGATATATCATACATGTGacataaacgaaaaaaaaaacacaaatacaTCAGAATCAGATTACTGATTATTTTTTTCATCTCTCTTTGAGCCGGggatctatcggaaacagcctccctgccTGTCAAAAGGTaagggtaaggtttgcgtacaagctatcctccccagaccccacatgttGTCGGGATTATAATGAGACTTGAGAGTAACAATGAATAATTAGGGGTCAAAAGCAGATCCGACAAATGAATAGCAAATTGATTAGGAGAAAGAGATAAGATTCTACTTACGAATTCTTTGACGATTCCTTTGTAAATCAAAACAGGGATAGCGATACCGAAGATACCAACAATGGCTAGATTTCGTCGACTCCAACGAAAGTTGTACTCAAGATTCTCTCTGGATGCTCCCCATTCCTCGATCCATTTGTTCTTGTTGTACTCCATTCCCCCACCCATCTTTTCAGTTTCTTGCTGTGTGAGATTAGAGAATTTGGGGTTGCTAGTAGTGTATGCTGGAAAAAGGGGCGGACCAAAGAGGCACTTCTATTTCTCTCTATGAAAGCGAAATGACGATAATGTCCTCCTCCCAGTCGCTCGTTGTTATCGCGAGTCATTGGGATCAACCGGAACGCTTGGTCTTGGTTCTTTACATATTCGAACTAAGTCACCTGCTAATTGAAGAGTCCGGAACCGAAAAGCCCCAAAAAAAATCATGtggaaccaaaatatcccaataaaaaaaaaagtgacaaaagtacttttagcgcagtaatttactgcgctaaagtagTTCACGGAAACGGagtcgttaactgctttagcgcagtattttaatGTGTTATAGAAGTagttaaaaaaatatattctataacacagtaaaatactgcgttatagaaacagtacaaaaaaaaatggccaactttattttttgcaatactttgtgtttttttccatactttgaccaatgattagtcgtgtgtcaagactctgaatcgtcaatattttatatagaacctgatatttttttctgcgtacaataatgtaggctcaatacatcaaggatacgtaaacgttcggatcgtcattttaagggttgaaaaggtgcccgaagtaagttttatttgtaaattttaggtttaagtgttctatatacatagacgtccattttttgtttgaagacttgttgtcattagcttaagtttttttttatttttagggtttagatttattgaaaataaaatcgttgccaaaaggtttttaactgctttagcacagtattttactgcgctaaagaggCACTTCTATTTCTCTCTATGAAAGCGAAATGACGATAATATCCCCCTCCCAGTCTCTCCTTGTTATCGCGAGTCATTGGGATGAACCGGAACGCTTGGTATATTCGAACTAAGTCATGTGAATTGAATAGAATCATTTTCTGCATGATAATATATATCTTGATTGTCGCGCTCCTTGTGGGTAATAGCAAGAGGCTGAATAACGACTGATTTTTTGGTTGATTTTATgtgttttttattattatttaataatGGTGATAATTTATCTATTATTCAATTTTGAGAGAAATGTGGCTAGATTAAGTAATGCATAATGCAATAACAATAGACAAAAATCATAGAAAAGAATTTTTTTCTAAAATTATCTTCTTATAGTGTAGATATATTTGGATAagattttatttgaattatcATTAGAAAAGTAATATTATGGATAAAGTCACGAAACTGAAATCATAATAGATAAAGTTAAAAATAAGAAATACTGAACAACAACAGAATTTCAAGCTTTTGCAATGTAATGATATCAAGTAATAAATATAATACCTATAACGATAAACAAGGAATACAAAGATAACAAACTTTAAGGTAGAAATATAGAGGAATATGACTTAAGAATATATAAAAAGATTAAGCATAAAATTAAATAGTCAATACTCACTACGCATCGCGCGGGTAAGTACActaataaaaataaagaaaataaattgaaaaggataaagtatagATATAAAGAAACAAACATGACGAACCAAAAAGGTGAACTAGGGGATGCGCGGACGATCCTTTGAGATTTAGGATAgcatatttcatttcattttgttgttTGGTATTTGTAATTTGTAATAATCTTTGTTAGGAATGAAGAAAACTGCGATATGGTATATGAGAGAAAAGCTGGACTATTTTTATTGAAACAAACTAGGCTATATATAGCCTTACATAACTAATTCAGGCTAAAACTAAGTTTCCTGAGTCCAACAAACTCTAATGACCTGAACGACTTAAACAGATAAGGAATCTCATAAGACTAGGACTTTTATTAACTGAATACTAAAGCTAAACAGTAAAAAACACTAAACAGTAAAAAGACACCTAACAATTCCTCCCTTAAACTGAATACATGAGCATTCAGTTTACATTAGACTTGAAGCAAACTCCCAAAAGTTCTTGCAACTTCAAAAAAGCATCCAGCTTGAGAGGTTTAGTCATCACATCAGCCAATTGATCCTGTGTAGTACAATAAACAAGTTCCACAGTGCCCGCCTTTGTTAGTTCTCGTAGGAAGTGAAAACGTACATCTATGTGCTTGCTACGACCATGCATAACTGGATTCTTTGAAAGTTTAATTGCAGAACTATTATCACAACGAATAATAGATGTCTTGCCTTGACTAGGAGCAAGCTTTTCCAAAACTCTCTTCAACCAGACTATTTGGCATGCACATGAAGCAGCAGCAATAAACTCTGCCTCTGTAGTAGATAAACTCACTACTGGTTGTTTCTTTGAAGACCAAGATACTGCCCCTGAGCTCAATAAAAACACATAACCCGATGTGCTCTTGCTGTCTTCCAAGTCTCCTGCATAATCACTGTCCGTATAAGCAACAAGTTCATCATCTTCTCCCTTTTTATAAAATATCCCAAACTCAGTTGTAGCCTTTAAGTACCTCAACACCTTTTTTGTTGCCTGTAAATGAAGTTCAGTAGGATTCTCTATATACCTACTAATAAGGCTCACCGCAAACATCATATCTGGCCGAGTAGCTGTTAGATACATGAGGCTGCCCACAATCTGTTTATAGTAAGTCTTATCCACCTTGACTTCACTCTCATCCTTCATGAGCTTAAAGCCTGGAACAATTGGATTATGGACAAAATTGCTTTTATCCATCCCAAACTTTTGCAGTACCTCCAATGCATACTTTTTTTACCGATAAAAAATCCATCTGATCTTTGAGAAACTTCCAGACTAAGAAAATATCTCATCCTTCCAAGGTCTGTCATGTCAAACTCTTCCTTTATGGAACTTTTAAATTCAGCAAACATTAATTCATCATTGCCAGTAAatataagatcatcaacatacaAACTTACAATTAAGACGCTGCCATTTATCTTCGTCTTGATGAACAAAGTATGCTCATAGTCACACTTCTCAAAACCTTGCTTCGTGAAGTAGGCCTCTATGCGACTGTACCAAGCTCGCGGCGCTTGATTAAGCCCGTAAAGTGCCTTCTTTAGCTTATACACCTTTTGTTCATCTCCCTTTTGCACATAACCACAAGGTTGTTCCACAAAAACATTTTCATGTAATTCTCCATGTAAAAATGCAGATTTTACATCTAGCCGGTACAAAGGCCATCCTCTTAGTGTTGCGAGTGCAATCACCAACCGAATTGTCTCCATACGCGCCACAGGTGCAAATATTTCTGTAGAGTCAACCCCATGTTGTTGGGCATACCCCTTCACTACAAGCCTGGCCTTATATTTGTTTACTTCTCCATTTTCATCAAATTTAGTCTTATAAACCCATTTAACTCCAATCTTTTTCCCTCCTTCAGGCAAATCCATTAATTCCCATGTGCCATTTCTTTCTATAGCTTCTATTTCCGCATCCATGGCCTGCCTCCACTTCTCGTTTTTTACAGCATCTTCAAAGTAAACAGGACTTGTATTGATGTTTGCAAATATAACCATGTTACTTTCTTCTTCAGAGATGTCGTCGCCTTTTTCATAATCTCGCATCCAAACTGGTGGTACCCTAATCCTCCCTTGTGCCACAGTAGAAGATTGATGGTCTGCAGACAAAGGATCAGAAGACAAATTTTCCTCTGTTTCTTCCGAACCAGATTCATCATCTTCTTGTATTGCGGCAACAAGAACTGCTTGAACTACTTCGTTTTCACATGCATCCCATTCCAAATCGCACACAATTGTTTCTTCATGTTTCTTATCCCAATCCCAACTTCGATCTTCTTCAAACACGACATCCCTGCTTATAATTATCCTTTGTGAAATTGGATCATAAAGTCTATAAGCTTTAGATTCCTCACTAATTTCCAGCAAAATACAAGACAAACTCTTATTATCCAATTTTGATCTAGTATGATCAGGCACATGAACATGAGAAATGCAGCCAAAAACTCTAAAGTACTCAACTGAGGGTTTGACTCCACTCCATGCTTCCTCCGGCGTCTTATTTTTTACTGCCAATGTAGGACTCCGATTCAAGACATGGACTGTCCATTTTACTGCCTCGGGCCAGAAATTCTTGGGAATTTTCTTCTCTGAGAGCATGCTACGAACCATATTCATAATGGTTCTATTTTTTCGCTCCGCGGCCCCGTTTTGTTGCGGTGTGTAAGCAACCGTCAATTGTCTTTTTATTCCATTCTCATCACAAAAATTAGAGAATTCTTGTGATGTGAATTCTCCTCCACGATCTGTACGAAAGCCCCTAATAAAAGAACTTGTCTCCTTTTCAACGTGAGTCTTAAACTTTTTGAAAATAGCAAAGGCTTCAGACTTCTCAGTCAGAAAATAAACCCATAACTTTCTGCTAAAATCATTAATGAAACTGAGCAAATACCTTTTGTTGTTGTTAAAGATGGGCTTGATCGGACCACAAATATCAGCATGTATTAGTTGCAGTATTTGTGAAGCTCTCCAATTACTCTTCTTTGGAAATGGATCACGTTGTTGCTTTCCTACCAAACAGTCTTTGTATAGCTTCAAAGGAGAATTGAGTTGCGGCAAACCGTGCACCATCCCTTTTTGTTGAAGAGTCTTCAGGCCCTTAAAGCTCAAGTGTCCATACTGACAGTGCCAGAGGTGCACTATATCTTCTGTGACGGTATTGAAACAAGCAGATGATATGGGCCGAGATATAGCATGGGCAACAAACATCCGATTTGAAGCCATCGTTGTCTCCATAATTAAGCCTTTGTCAGGATGATACACCTTACATTGGTCACGTTGAAACAAAATGGCAAGCCCTTTTTCCTATAGTTGCCCAATACTCAGCAAATTATTTTTCAGATCTAGGAcataaatgttatatcccgtatttttgaacctcggagcatctgctggggtggggcccacataccgagattttttttggaacatctgaaaagtcatatgaatcacatatgtaaagttaaacacaactcatgaagtacctttggaccaaatcaaagtggaaaccctccaaacgaatatttttaagaaaacgttttcgggtgacctgaatttggggggcaaaaactgtattgtaagtttggaatttcgaaaataccttgaaatagaagttgtagataattgaattagctttcaatccataggtcgtgggttcccaggtgacgtcggtacaaggagttatgaacgttttaaggtcgaaaggtcagtgggctaggcccaactcgggaccaaccgagttggcccaaaaaaaaaaaaaaaatttaggcccaatgtttaaggggtggccggccaagtgaggcccaacccatggctttaatgaatatttccatgtgctaattaattataaagggatcactatcccttagaaggttcaagagacttagaagagaaagaagagcaaaacaagagcaaaaaaaagaaggcatttcgggtttggtgtggaaaattcaccaccaaaaatcttgtgttaaaaatttgtattttgtggtttccttactaagttgagtcccctcttcaacttggtgtagttggtttggagaaaggaggccttggttcaccaaagtgatcacaaattcaagtaaagaagactagaggaaaaggtaagaatttatcctttattcttgtgttatggagttttgtttgggttgtagtatatagaaatgtgttgattgtatggagaaatggaagtttgcaaagtgggtgtgtggtatatatgtgtagccatgtgtatttgtatattgtatagccaaaaatgtatagaattcatgttgtattctagttgtgaatgtgatggaatttatgttgagaatgaaagtggaataaatttgattgaatggagaaaaatagcatatggtcgtgtggtatatttgacttgggaatgaaatggattaagtttgtttagagtattggagtgttgttgtaatgcttgatatgtaaatgaagttagaatgatataagtttgtattgaattggaatgtagaaacttatgtcgttttagtatggtttttccgacattaaggaaatgaagttgtgtgGTTGtcagttgtgatgaccattgatgaatttggaagttggaaacttgttatgaagttgtatgccaaagatttgatgttttgcataagttatgattttggcggaagattgtatatcatgtatatcgagtgtatatcttaaggaaaacgatatgaaatgtttctagaactatatggtgatgatcatgatggttgttgaatatgaaattattgatcttagttgaaagttgggttgaattgaagattatgtcaacttgtgagaaaaatgactagttgaaggatatttgtgtttttaatgttcattgttgatattgttgttgtcgtttgggttgttgttgatgatttatagccgagttgaattctcggggtgtcatatgtataggggaagtgctgccgaaatttcggtagccaaatatgcttaaagttgaaataatggcattaataattcacaattggtaaacttgaccaattgcagtttttcgacgaaacgggaagtgagtttggaaaggcttaaggagcgcgaaaggtatgtaaagcaaccccaattcttcccttggcatgcccctagtgtgttagggtcggatccgggcctcgaaggacctcttggccctcggaatccgcaagacaaaatttcagtttttccttcagtagaattgaaccattttgatacactttttctgaaattatgcaattttgctctaaattattaagaaagtcatagaatgtttgtataacctttttaggtgatactatatgcttagagggcacaatttgagcccgccgccttgtttgtcccaaggcgggcccgctatttacggttttgcccctaatgtgttaaagcttcctttttaagcgatttttgaaagaaatgttttaattaccctactaatcgcttaacgaatattattttaaatattctgttaaatattataaattattttgacactcggaatgacttcgggaaagttatacttctgtaatttattatgatatccgaaatacatttattatgattccgtccgaccccattggatttgtttgtctttgatacgcttcatcgagtctttgaaaacatttattatatttttaaattgcattagtctctcactactccattcgtggatgtcccaatgtttcccacactgagcccgggccaggatatgttgtcaagcgtaattctctgcattgttcgccgcgtcccgatgtgagggggcaggtatacgcgtacatgggtctgtggagtatgatgtgccatgtccgcctattctgatctgatctgtatggccattttgatatgacattatatgatgcggggccacgcccctttttctgattcctctgtatagtggcaccagcgtcgggagggtggccacattctgtctgccgagtcccgtgtcagggaccggatatgatatgatatgacatatgtttctgtacgcattctgtctgttttggaaatatgcatttgacactctggattctgtactcattttctgtaaccattatgatttgacttctgtgattccgctttacatattcggtacatatttcgtactgaccccctttcttcgggggctgcgttttcatgccgcgcaggtactgacgacaggttcgctgatccacacgtttaggatcctatttctgctatttggggcgctctcttctacagagcccatcttttggtacagtctgtcactgctatctggatatgtactttgttcagggtatgacggggccctgtcccgtcttatgattatgatatgttctgtagaggtctgtggatacatctgtgtgggttctgtacatatgtttgggatattctgttctgtgatggccttatcggcctatgtgtgccaagtctgcttttctgctaaattctgtagcgaccactaatattattattatattattattctgttaatatgctaatttggggtatcgggtacgtatatgtgcccagctcgggcactggtcgcggcccacggggttgggtcgtgacaaaagtggtatcagagcggttcgtcctcggaatgtccacagaccgtgtctagtagagtcttgtttatcggtgtgttgtgcaccacacctataaacaggaggctacagggaatttaggatactacccttctttctgtcttagatcgtgcgatagagctgtgttatcaggatgaccccttcctaacgagtggctatatttgcagatttgcctccaaaaaaagcgacagcggcccaaaaggccaagtcagttgccgtaggagagactagccgggtccagaggactaccagggcccaggtatatattgctccggagactttgccccagacagagggttcttctacaccgccactcgtggaggagattcgggcagccgtagctgcagatcgggggacggctccactgccagctcccgcagttccagtacctgagcctccagctccacggccaggcactgaggatcagtctatgagggaggcagtccagttgctgactagacttgtggcagggcaggttcaggggcatggactgggaggtgaccgggcagtcaggcgtgatagttcgagagcccgtgagtttttaacttgtaaccctccagagttcttcgggacaaagcccgaggaggatcctgaggagtttattaggaagatgcgacgcactctagatttgattaatgcttccgagacagagtcagtcgcgttagcttcgtaccggttatatgatgtggcggcaaactggtacgagtcatgggggctatccaggggggacggcgctcctccagcagtttggggcgatttttctcaggcatttcttggacactttctgcccccagagttgcgacgagccagatctgatagattcttattattgaggcagaagggccgcagtatttgggactatagtttggagttttattccttggcccgatatgcacctactgtggtagctactatggcggaccggatgcatagatatattatggggctggatcggtattttgttgatagctgcttagtattggctgctcagcccggtatggacattgcccgtatccaggcccatgcccagggcatggaggatcggggcagaggaggacaccagcctgacaggggccaggatcggagacagcccaagagggtcaggtcatctggagactttcggggcagacagccccaacagccgcagcagcctagcagattttcatctcagccggcgcagagcgcacctccccagcctgcaggtcgcagattcgatagcccagggtattcaggagcaggccagagctccagggcttcaggttcgcggacagataggggttctggtcagatgaggccacccagggttcagtgttctttttgcggcagataccatacgggagagtgctacagagccaccggtgcatgcttttcttgtggccgtcaggtccattctgtgagagattgcccgtataagggtagttcgggtggtgcagcgcagcctaccggatcagccgctgggtcttcatcttcgtcagtggctatgcgccctacggggcagggtatttcggcaccagcgggtcgcggcagaggccgtggtggagcttctggtattagcggtccttcgaaccgtatttatgctttggccagccgcca
Encoded proteins:
- the LOC132640599 gene encoding uncharacterized protein LOC132640599 isoform X1, with the translated sequence MGGGMEYNKNKWIEEWGASRENLEYNFRWSRRNLAIVGIFGIAIPVLIYKGIVKEFLGYKQELCYGLSFDITV
- the LOC132640599 gene encoding uncharacterized protein LOC132640599 isoform X3, whose protein sequence is MGGGMEYNKNKWIEEWGASRENLEYNFRWSRRNLAIVGIFGIAIPVLIYKGIVKEFAGRLFPIDPRLKER
- the LOC132640599 gene encoding uncharacterized protein LOC132640599 isoform X2, which encodes MGGGMEYNKNKWIEEWGASRENLEYNFRWSRRNLAIVGIFGIAIPVLIYKGIVKEFHLHDDEWKRPRTKFLP